A single genomic interval of Malania oleifera isolate guangnan ecotype guangnan chromosome 11, ASM2987363v1, whole genome shotgun sequence harbors:
- the LOC131167784 gene encoding calmodulin binding protein PICBP-like isoform X2, translated as MKCQMRPRMMGRMKIFRQGGCNTDESTAIRTTSPKNQDGRTRGTEPKKKMKSRSMKRSSSKSFRATTSLNRSQSDRSSAILCSNPATPQKHSLRRMPDASPNYLKPTSCSEPKNINFHASPRSFESSFDGYDWSRKDANIFTPNKAAPSQKAARTLTRKYSFKPLRSRAKVASLKSKKPLMEKFSQGPQFSDLGIHRATCSSTLKDSRFPNSVELHPEGNGSERTSVMKVCPYSYCCLNGHHHAPFPPLKRFLSRKRRVLKTQMSLKQRSQSQLRAKHYRGKEKEIQTNQMALNEDLAIQGTANPVDEVDPDCFTKIYVKSKVLLKGDNYGGDDEAIYEFAGGSITEKEICYGGNCETSYHEKGFENLSTISDFLEAKQDIPVKNTKSLECCCIQVNLDKSIAETTNINWGDEEVVAAGLDKGDNNFLADSEACDKIVHECHEEVPVEGKVLQGVHREINSVASNSLKNQTAVSKEKNGVTEPDHELIQMLPHSEAESTPPARDKIILDKQNYSSLWHLLYHNVASHVASEVKTQQCPHGTNDEKIDDAGSSQKFFETDQDMAMGNHDEQNQDSELNQIDAIKLVQEAVDAIFPPETEDQSPDDQPVTTDLIINRKFSKGNHGEGGEQSISRSFDEDSSGESKQVEEENSVQFNSGEISEKAGNAIIINEGNSLSKLGDKPQQKLPKSWSNLKKLILLQRFVKELGKVRKFNRGVPQHLPLEHSTEAKKFYLRHQTMDGRKNAEEWLIDYALRQVVAKLTPARRRKVELLVEAFETVIPFPEAKGHLMNDATASIQKNMKWTSPSPLEAKYSPDKNEETETTEMVLNGGPAVQDTTTGSTAIASAIKEVHRDSFIEDNFTSITKLGRSRVHGVEAINDSADEDKTGKKDTDGKLVKNHSSIESSPGINLDKDSNLLVEEQSILVTSPKLNEMSVECNSLAMKPDKSISEGTAISCKDEKLIESSLDDENDTSILTDDQSNLRKCCGKVLMAGQVQQEKNKKVNSGMASGLCKDYCGSNGATLVIDKLNCKNGDPVESAEINGRPSSAHICNSIEEPPTVARNDKCEYSRPYNGFLEEDPSFRVSESNCTSNVVNKILLDKQKYSRMWQLLYQNALSHVAEDAGTQLSLDRIDKEKHVDGTSKLHGMISGSCRDFYGTAQDNGTENGDAAFHNSELNQIDAIKLVKEAVDAIFPPETQDHSSDVQSIIADTISDQNLSGKNQGEGTRVSVSTSTKFAESSFGDFNKIDEERRIILDAEETQLKTGDLSTSEEKKISKIGNRHAQLQSKESWNKLKRIILLKRFIKEMDRVRKFNPQEPQHLPVEPGSKAEKVHLRHQRMDERRKAEEWMLDYALQQVVAELSPARKRRVALLVEAFETVNPLSELNSTPTASTHPTPIQSSS; from the exons ATGAAATGTCAGATGCGTCCCAGAATGATGGGAAGAATGAAAATTTTCAGGCAA GGAGGATGTAATACTGATGAGTCAACAGCCATTAGAACAACGTCCCCCAAGAATCAAGATGGCAGGACACGAGGAACTGAAccaaagaagaaaatgaagtcAAGATCAATGAAGCGTTCAAGTTCAAAGAGTTTCAGAGCAACTACAAGTCTGAACAGATCCCAATCTGATCGGTCTTCTGCCATTTTATGTAGTAATCCAGCAACCCCGCAAAAGCATTCTCTGCGCAGAATGCCTGATGCATCACCAAATTATTTGAAGCCAACAAGCTGTTCCGAGCCAAAGAACATAAATTTTCATGCCAGTCCTCGTAGTTTTGAATCTAGTTTTGATGGCTACGATTGGAGTAGGAAGGATGCAAACATTTTTACGCCAAACAAAGCTGCTCCTAGTCAGAAAGCTGCCAGAACCTTAACAAGGAAATATAGTTTCAAACCTTTGAGGAGCAGGGCGAAAGTTGCAAGTTTGAAATCAAAGAAGCCTTTGATGGAGAAATTCTCTCAAGGTCCTCAATTTTCTGACTTAGGCATACATAGAGCCACCTGTTCTTCCACTCTCAAGGATTCCAGGTTCCCCAACTCTGTTGAGCTTCATCCTGAAGGAAATGGATCAGAAAGAACTTCAGTCATGAAAGTCTGCCCATATAGTTACTGTTGCCTTAATGGTCACCACCATGCTCCTTTCCCTCCACTAAAACGCTTCTTATCAAGAAAGAGGCGTGTGCTGAAGACACAGATGAGTCTGAAACAAAGAAGTCAATCCCAACTGAGAGCAAAACATTATCGTGGCAAGGAAAAAGAAATTCAGACAAACCAAATGGCCTTGAATGAAGATCTTGCAATTCAAGGGACAGCCAATCCTGTAGATGAAGTGGACCCTGATTGCTTCACAAAGATCTATGTCAAATCAAAAGTCTTGTTAAAAGGAGATAACTATGGTGGAGATGACGAAGCTATATATGAGTTTGCAGGTGGCAGCATAACAGAAAAAGAAATTTGTTATGGGGGAAATTGTGAAACATCGTACCATGAAAAAGGTTTTGAGAACCTCAGCACGATCAGTGATTTCCTTGAGGCAAAACAAGATATTCCAGTGAAAAACACAAAAAGCTTGGAATGCTGCTGTATTCAAGTGAACCTGGATAAGTCTATTGCTGAAACCACTAATATAAACTGGGGGGATGAGGAAGTGGTTGCAGCAGGCCTTGATAAGGGAGACAACAATTTTCTTGCAGATTCTGAGGCATGTGATAAGATTGTCCATGAATGTCATGAGGAGGTTCCAGTGGAAGGAAAAGTTCTGCAAGGAGTCCATAGAGAAATAAATTCAG TTGCTTCTAACTCATTGAAGAACCAAACTGCTGTAAGCAAAGAGAAGAATGGAGTAACTGAGCCAGACCATGAATTAATTCAAATGCTTCCTCACtcagaagctgaaagcactcctCCTGCAAGGGATAAAATCATCTTGGACAAGCAGAATTATAGCAGCTTGTGGCACCTGTTGTATCATAATGTGGCATCACATGTTGCTTCAGAAGTCAAAACCCAGCAATGTCCTCATGGGACCAATGATGAGAAAATTGATGATGCTGGTTCAAGTCAGAAGTTCTTTGAAACAGATCAAGATATGGCTATGGGAAATCACGATGAACAGAATCAAGACAGTGAACTCAACCAGATTGATGCCATTAAGCTTGTACAAGAAGCAGTTGATGCCATCTTTCCTCCAGAAACTGAAGACCAGTCACCAGATGACCAACCAGTTACAACTGATTTAATTATAAACCGGAAGTTTTCAAAAGGCAATCATGGAGAAGGAGGGGAACAAAGCATCTCTAGAAGTTTTGATGAAGACAGCTCTGGAGAATCCAAGCAAGTAGAAGAGGAAAACAGTGTGCAATTTAATTCAGGAGAAATATCAGAAAAAGCTGGTAATGCAATTATTATTAATGAAGGAAACTCATTATCAAAGCTGGGAGACAAACCTCAACAGAAATTGCCAAAGAGCTGGAGCAATCTGAAAAAACTAATCCTCCTCCAAAGATTCGTCAAAGAATTGGGAAAAGTGAGGAAGTTCAACAGAGGGGTCCCACAACATCTGCCCTTAGAACACAGCACAGAAGCCAAAAAATTTTATCTAAGGCATCAAACTATGGATGGAAGGAAAAATGCTGAGGAGTGGTTGATTGATTATGCACTGCGCCAGGTTGTCGCTAAACTTACTCCAGCTCGCAGAAGAAAAGTGGAACTGCTTGTTGAAGCTTTTGAAACTGTCATTCCATTTCCAGAAGCTAAAGGTCACCTGATGAATGATGCAACAGCTTCAATACAGAAGAACATGAAATGGACTAGCCCATCCCCACTTGAAGCCAAATATTCTCCTGATAAGAATGAAGAAACTGAGACAACTGAAATGGTCTTAAATGGGGGTCCTGCAGTTCAAGATACAACCACTGGCAGCACAGCAATCGCTTCAGCCATAAAAGAAGTGCACAGAGATTCCTTCATAGAAGACAATTTTACATCAATAACCAAGTTAGGCAGAAGTCGTGTTCATGGAGTTGAAGCCATAAATGATTCTGCAGATGAAGACAAAACAGGAAAAAAAGACACTGATGGAAAACTTGTCAAGAACCACTCCAGCATAGAATCATCCCCTGGAATAAATCTTGACAAAGACAGTAATTTGCTTGTGGAAGAACAAAGTATCCTGGTAACATCTCCTAAGCTTAATGAAATGAGTGTGGAATGCAATTCCCTTGCAATGAAACCAGACAAGTCCATTTCTGAAGGCACTGCTATAAGCTGCAAGGATGAGAAACTTATTGAATCAAGTCTTGATGATGAGAATGATACTTCCATCCTCACAGATGATCAGTCTAATTTGAGAAAATGTTGTGGGAAAGTACTGATGGCTGGACAAGTTCAGcaggaaaagaataaaaaagtCAATTCAGGCATGGCCTCAGGATTATGCAAGGACTATTGTGGATCAAATGGTGCTACTTTGGTGATTGATAAATTAAATTGTAAAAATGGTGATCCTGTGGAATCAGCAGAAATTAACGGCAGACCCTCTTCAGCACATATTTGCAACTCAATAGAGGAACCACCTACTGTTGCCAGGAACGACAAGTGCGAATACTCGAGGCCATACAATGGATTTCTTGAAGAGGATCCTTCATTCAGGGTTTCTGAATCCAATTGCACCTCTAATGTGGTGAACAAAATACTATTGGACAAGCAGAAATATTCTCGGATGTGGCAGCTGTTATATCAAAATGCCTTATCACATGTTGCAGAAGATGCTGGAACCCAGCTCTCTCTTGATAGAATAGATAAGGAAAAACATGTAGATGGCACCAGCAAATTGCATGGAATGATTTCAGGTTCCTGTCGAGATTTCTATGGAACAGCTCAGGATAATGGTACAGAAAATGGAGATGCAGCCTTCCACAATAGTGAACTCAACCAGATTGATGCCATTAAGCTGGTAAAAGAAGCGGTTGATGCAATTTTCCCTCCTGAAACCCAAGACCACTCATCAGATGTCCAATCAATTATTGCTGACACAATCTCAGACCAGAATCTCTCAGGAAAGAATCAGGGAGAAGGGACCAGAGTAAGCGTTTCAACTTCCACAAAATTTGCTGAAAGCAGTTTTGGGGACTTCAATAAAATAGATGAGGAACGCAGGATAATATTGGATGCTGAAGAAACACAGCTCAAAACAGGTGATCTCAGTACCTCAGAAGAGAAAAAGATATCAAAAATAGGTAACAGACATGCCCAGCTGCAGTCCAAGGAGAGCTGGAACAAACTGAAAAGAATAATCCTCCTTAAAAGATTCATCAAGGAAATGGATAGAGTGAGGAAATTCAACCCGCAGGAGCCACAACATCTACCAGTAGAGCCTGGTTCAAAAGCGGAAAAAGTTCATCTAAGGCATCAAAGGATGGACGAGAGGAGAAAAGCAGAGGAGTGGATGCTTGATTATGCACTTCAACAAGTTGTTGCTGAACTCAGTCCAGCTCGGAAAAGAAGAGTGGCGCTGCTTGTAGAAGCTTTTGAAACAGTTAATCCACTATCAGAACTAAATTCTACGCCAACAGCCTCAACTCATCCAACACCCATTCAAAGCAGTAGTTAA
- the LOC131167784 gene encoding uncharacterized protein LOC131167784 isoform X1 produces the protein MQTDSSISTSSEKRQLPILSSTSQNQGSRRNRAKESKKQLKKLGSIKLSKFPSLRLSTKRGTHRSDQYLTDLYNEMSDASQNDGKNENFQARCNTDESTAIRTTSPKNQDGRTRGTEPKKKMKSRSMKRSSSKSFRATTSLNRSQSDRSSAILCSNPATPQKHSLRRMPDASPNYLKPTSCSEPKNINFHASPRSFESSFDGYDWSRKDANIFTPNKAAPSQKAARTLTRKYSFKPLRSRAKVASLKSKKPLMEKFSQGPQFSDLGIHRATCSSTLKDSRFPNSVELHPEGNGSERTSVMKVCPYSYCCLNGHHHAPFPPLKRFLSRKRRVLKTQMSLKQRSQSQLRAKHYRGKEKEIQTNQMALNEDLAIQGTANPVDEVDPDCFTKIYVKSKVLLKGDNYGGDDEAIYEFAGGSITEKEICYGGNCETSYHEKGFENLSTISDFLEAKQDIPVKNTKSLECCCIQVNLDKSIAETTNINWGDEEVVAAGLDKGDNNFLADSEACDKIVHECHEEVPVEGKVLQGVHREINSVASNSLKNQTAVSKEKNGVTEPDHELIQMLPHSEAESTPPARDKIILDKQNYSSLWHLLYHNVASHVASEVKTQQCPHGTNDEKIDDAGSSQKFFETDQDMAMGNHDEQNQDSELNQIDAIKLVQEAVDAIFPPETEDQSPDDQPVTTDLIINRKFSKGNHGEGGEQSISRSFDEDSSGESKQVEEENSVQFNSGEISEKAGNAIIINEGNSLSKLGDKPQQKLPKSWSNLKKLILLQRFVKELGKVRKFNRGVPQHLPLEHSTEAKKFYLRHQTMDGRKNAEEWLIDYALRQVVAKLTPARRRKVELLVEAFETVIPFPEAKGHLMNDATASIQKNMKWTSPSPLEAKYSPDKNEETETTEMVLNGGPAVQDTTTGSTAIASAIKEVHRDSFIEDNFTSITKLGRSRVHGVEAINDSADEDKTGKKDTDGKLVKNHSSIESSPGINLDKDSNLLVEEQSILVTSPKLNEMSVECNSLAMKPDKSISEGTAISCKDEKLIESSLDDENDTSILTDDQSNLRKCCGKVLMAGQVQQEKNKKVNSGMASGLCKDYCGSNGATLVIDKLNCKNGDPVESAEINGRPSSAHICNSIEEPPTVARNDKCEYSRPYNGFLEEDPSFRVSESNCTSNVVNKILLDKQKYSRMWQLLYQNALSHVAEDAGTQLSLDRIDKEKHVDGTSKLHGMISGSCRDFYGTAQDNGTENGDAAFHNSELNQIDAIKLVKEAVDAIFPPETQDHSSDVQSIIADTISDQNLSGKNQGEGTRVSVSTSTKFAESSFGDFNKIDEERRIILDAEETQLKTGDLSTSEEKKISKIGNRHAQLQSKESWNKLKRIILLKRFIKEMDRVRKFNPQEPQHLPVEPGSKAEKVHLRHQRMDERRKAEEWMLDYALQQVVAELSPARKRRVALLVEAFETVNPLSELNSTPTASTHPTPIQSSS, from the exons ATGCAGACTGATTCCAGCATTTCGACTTCATCTGAGAAGCGGCAGCTCCCCATTTTGTCATCCACTTCTCAGAATCAAGGCAGCCGGAGAAACAGAGCAAAAGAGTCCAAGAAGCAACTGAAGAAGTTGGGATCAATCAAGCTGTCGAAATTCCCCAGCTTGAGATTATCCACCAAACGTGGAACACACCGATCTGATCAGTATCTTACTGATCTGTATAATGAAATGTCAGATGCGTCCCAGAATGATGGGAAGAATGAAAATTTTCAGGCAA GATGTAATACTGATGAGTCAACAGCCATTAGAACAACGTCCCCCAAGAATCAAGATGGCAGGACACGAGGAACTGAAccaaagaagaaaatgaagtcAAGATCAATGAAGCGTTCAAGTTCAAAGAGTTTCAGAGCAACTACAAGTCTGAACAGATCCCAATCTGATCGGTCTTCTGCCATTTTATGTAGTAATCCAGCAACCCCGCAAAAGCATTCTCTGCGCAGAATGCCTGATGCATCACCAAATTATTTGAAGCCAACAAGCTGTTCCGAGCCAAAGAACATAAATTTTCATGCCAGTCCTCGTAGTTTTGAATCTAGTTTTGATGGCTACGATTGGAGTAGGAAGGATGCAAACATTTTTACGCCAAACAAAGCTGCTCCTAGTCAGAAAGCTGCCAGAACCTTAACAAGGAAATATAGTTTCAAACCTTTGAGGAGCAGGGCGAAAGTTGCAAGTTTGAAATCAAAGAAGCCTTTGATGGAGAAATTCTCTCAAGGTCCTCAATTTTCTGACTTAGGCATACATAGAGCCACCTGTTCTTCCACTCTCAAGGATTCCAGGTTCCCCAACTCTGTTGAGCTTCATCCTGAAGGAAATGGATCAGAAAGAACTTCAGTCATGAAAGTCTGCCCATATAGTTACTGTTGCCTTAATGGTCACCACCATGCTCCTTTCCCTCCACTAAAACGCTTCTTATCAAGAAAGAGGCGTGTGCTGAAGACACAGATGAGTCTGAAACAAAGAAGTCAATCCCAACTGAGAGCAAAACATTATCGTGGCAAGGAAAAAGAAATTCAGACAAACCAAATGGCCTTGAATGAAGATCTTGCAATTCAAGGGACAGCCAATCCTGTAGATGAAGTGGACCCTGATTGCTTCACAAAGATCTATGTCAAATCAAAAGTCTTGTTAAAAGGAGATAACTATGGTGGAGATGACGAAGCTATATATGAGTTTGCAGGTGGCAGCATAACAGAAAAAGAAATTTGTTATGGGGGAAATTGTGAAACATCGTACCATGAAAAAGGTTTTGAGAACCTCAGCACGATCAGTGATTTCCTTGAGGCAAAACAAGATATTCCAGTGAAAAACACAAAAAGCTTGGAATGCTGCTGTATTCAAGTGAACCTGGATAAGTCTATTGCTGAAACCACTAATATAAACTGGGGGGATGAGGAAGTGGTTGCAGCAGGCCTTGATAAGGGAGACAACAATTTTCTTGCAGATTCTGAGGCATGTGATAAGATTGTCCATGAATGTCATGAGGAGGTTCCAGTGGAAGGAAAAGTTCTGCAAGGAGTCCATAGAGAAATAAATTCAG TTGCTTCTAACTCATTGAAGAACCAAACTGCTGTAAGCAAAGAGAAGAATGGAGTAACTGAGCCAGACCATGAATTAATTCAAATGCTTCCTCACtcagaagctgaaagcactcctCCTGCAAGGGATAAAATCATCTTGGACAAGCAGAATTATAGCAGCTTGTGGCACCTGTTGTATCATAATGTGGCATCACATGTTGCTTCAGAAGTCAAAACCCAGCAATGTCCTCATGGGACCAATGATGAGAAAATTGATGATGCTGGTTCAAGTCAGAAGTTCTTTGAAACAGATCAAGATATGGCTATGGGAAATCACGATGAACAGAATCAAGACAGTGAACTCAACCAGATTGATGCCATTAAGCTTGTACAAGAAGCAGTTGATGCCATCTTTCCTCCAGAAACTGAAGACCAGTCACCAGATGACCAACCAGTTACAACTGATTTAATTATAAACCGGAAGTTTTCAAAAGGCAATCATGGAGAAGGAGGGGAACAAAGCATCTCTAGAAGTTTTGATGAAGACAGCTCTGGAGAATCCAAGCAAGTAGAAGAGGAAAACAGTGTGCAATTTAATTCAGGAGAAATATCAGAAAAAGCTGGTAATGCAATTATTATTAATGAAGGAAACTCATTATCAAAGCTGGGAGACAAACCTCAACAGAAATTGCCAAAGAGCTGGAGCAATCTGAAAAAACTAATCCTCCTCCAAAGATTCGTCAAAGAATTGGGAAAAGTGAGGAAGTTCAACAGAGGGGTCCCACAACATCTGCCCTTAGAACACAGCACAGAAGCCAAAAAATTTTATCTAAGGCATCAAACTATGGATGGAAGGAAAAATGCTGAGGAGTGGTTGATTGATTATGCACTGCGCCAGGTTGTCGCTAAACTTACTCCAGCTCGCAGAAGAAAAGTGGAACTGCTTGTTGAAGCTTTTGAAACTGTCATTCCATTTCCAGAAGCTAAAGGTCACCTGATGAATGATGCAACAGCTTCAATACAGAAGAACATGAAATGGACTAGCCCATCCCCACTTGAAGCCAAATATTCTCCTGATAAGAATGAAGAAACTGAGACAACTGAAATGGTCTTAAATGGGGGTCCTGCAGTTCAAGATACAACCACTGGCAGCACAGCAATCGCTTCAGCCATAAAAGAAGTGCACAGAGATTCCTTCATAGAAGACAATTTTACATCAATAACCAAGTTAGGCAGAAGTCGTGTTCATGGAGTTGAAGCCATAAATGATTCTGCAGATGAAGACAAAACAGGAAAAAAAGACACTGATGGAAAACTTGTCAAGAACCACTCCAGCATAGAATCATCCCCTGGAATAAATCTTGACAAAGACAGTAATTTGCTTGTGGAAGAACAAAGTATCCTGGTAACATCTCCTAAGCTTAATGAAATGAGTGTGGAATGCAATTCCCTTGCAATGAAACCAGACAAGTCCATTTCTGAAGGCACTGCTATAAGCTGCAAGGATGAGAAACTTATTGAATCAAGTCTTGATGATGAGAATGATACTTCCATCCTCACAGATGATCAGTCTAATTTGAGAAAATGTTGTGGGAAAGTACTGATGGCTGGACAAGTTCAGcaggaaaagaataaaaaagtCAATTCAGGCATGGCCTCAGGATTATGCAAGGACTATTGTGGATCAAATGGTGCTACTTTGGTGATTGATAAATTAAATTGTAAAAATGGTGATCCTGTGGAATCAGCAGAAATTAACGGCAGACCCTCTTCAGCACATATTTGCAACTCAATAGAGGAACCACCTACTGTTGCCAGGAACGACAAGTGCGAATACTCGAGGCCATACAATGGATTTCTTGAAGAGGATCCTTCATTCAGGGTTTCTGAATCCAATTGCACCTCTAATGTGGTGAACAAAATACTATTGGACAAGCAGAAATATTCTCGGATGTGGCAGCTGTTATATCAAAATGCCTTATCACATGTTGCAGAAGATGCTGGAACCCAGCTCTCTCTTGATAGAATAGATAAGGAAAAACATGTAGATGGCACCAGCAAATTGCATGGAATGATTTCAGGTTCCTGTCGAGATTTCTATGGAACAGCTCAGGATAATGGTACAGAAAATGGAGATGCAGCCTTCCACAATAGTGAACTCAACCAGATTGATGCCATTAAGCTGGTAAAAGAAGCGGTTGATGCAATTTTCCCTCCTGAAACCCAAGACCACTCATCAGATGTCCAATCAATTATTGCTGACACAATCTCAGACCAGAATCTCTCAGGAAAGAATCAGGGAGAAGGGACCAGAGTAAGCGTTTCAACTTCCACAAAATTTGCTGAAAGCAGTTTTGGGGACTTCAATAAAATAGATGAGGAACGCAGGATAATATTGGATGCTGAAGAAACACAGCTCAAAACAGGTGATCTCAGTACCTCAGAAGAGAAAAAGATATCAAAAATAGGTAACAGACATGCCCAGCTGCAGTCCAAGGAGAGCTGGAACAAACTGAAAAGAATAATCCTCCTTAAAAGATTCATCAAGGAAATGGATAGAGTGAGGAAATTCAACCCGCAGGAGCCACAACATCTACCAGTAGAGCCTGGTTCAAAAGCGGAAAAAGTTCATCTAAGGCATCAAAGGATGGACGAGAGGAGAAAAGCAGAGGAGTGGATGCTTGATTATGCACTTCAACAAGTTGTTGCTGAACTCAGTCCAGCTCGGAAAAGAAGAGTGGCGCTGCTTGTAGAAGCTTTTGAAACAGTTAATCCACTATCAGAACTAAATTCTACGCCAACAGCCTCAACTCATCCAACACCCATTCAAAGCAGTAGTTAA